A stretch of Colletotrichum lupini chromosome 2, complete sequence DNA encodes these proteins:
- a CDS encoding YkgB, translated as MRTSPMKSLLAGSAFLAASCNAVTLYAADSGGNVTTLSLTTGANASLSVASKSADCEVNPAWLTLDSANRILYCLDRGSNSVPNGSLNSFSIGDGGALTRIARIPAPASGVAGEIVTTESGARGYVTASYNKSAVSVIALGDKGALPGTAPLQEFYPTLEKPGPVTARQDLSYLHHVIIDPKNQYVLLADLGGDRVRVYTKDPNSVAPIKEVDGLVTGPGVGPRHGVFKTMANGDVVFFFNGELDQNIYSYKVEYKETGLAFTKISSIPSVNADYPATKAPTSEIAITPDQKFIIVSNRDVSFRDSPVLGSGPSDTMSTFAIKDDGSLELVQLAPSGGWSPRQFSINKAGDLIAVGHQNNRTVVIWKRDLVSGKIITEAEGGKVGQVTLTGAVVATIFDE; from the exons CCTCACCACCGGCGCCAACGCGAGCTTATCCGTGGCCTCCAAGTCGGCAGACTGCGAGGTGAACCCAGCCTGGCTCACCCTGGACTCGGCCAACCGTATCCTCTACTGCCTCGACCGGGGCTCCAACTCGGTTCCCAACGGCTCACTAAACTCCTTCTCTATCGGGGATGGAGGCGCCCTGACCCGCATCGCTCGCATCCCGGCGCCCGCCAGCGGTGTCGCTGGTGAGATTGTCACCACCGAGTCTGGTGCTCGCGGTTATGTTACTGCTTCATA CAACAAGAGCGCAGTTTCCGTCATCGCCCTGGGCGATAAGGGAGCTCTCCCCGGCACCGCGCCGCTCCAGGAGTTCTACCCAACCCTCGAGAAGCCCGGCCCGGTGACCGCTCGTCAGGACCTCAGCTACCTCCACCACGTTATTATCGACCCCAAGAACCAGTATGTCCTCCTCGCCGACCTCGGTGGTGACCGGGTCCGCGTCTACACCAAGGACCCGAATAGCGTCGCCCCGATCAAGGAGGTCGACGGCCTTGTGACCGGCCCCGGCGTCGGGCCCCGCCACGGCGTCTTCAAGACCATGGCCAACGGCGAcgtcgtcttcttcttcaacGGAGAGCTTGACCAAAACATTTACTCCTACAAGGTCGAGTACAAGGAGACGGGCCTGGCCTTCACCAAGATCTCGTCCATCCCCTCCGTAAACGCCGACTACCCTGCCACCAAGGCCCCGACAAGCGAGATTGCCATCACT CCCGACCAAAAGTTCATCATCGTCTCCAACCGCGATGTCTCGTTCCGCGACTCCCCCGTCCTCGGCTCCGGCCCCTCGGACACAATGTCCACCTTCGCCATCAAGGACGACGGCTCCCTCGAGTTGGTGCAGCTCGCCCCCTCCGGCGGCTGGTCTCCCCGCCAGTTCTCCATCAACAAGGCCGGCGACCTCATCGCCGTCGGTCACCAGAACAACCGCACCGTTGTCATCTGGAAGCGCGACCTCGTCTCGGGTAAGATCATCACCGAGGCTGAGGGTGGCAAGGTTGGTCAGGTCACTCTCACTGGTGCTGTTGTTGCCACCATCTTTGATGAGTAG
- a CDS encoding peroxin 11C, whose translation MPNNLNLPSKGLQQLQQRCSSMALWEHRPAAGSNAIFPLRRTNPANTSPIMSTETADQAPAVSDLPSGDPIPAAPPPPTAASPAPIATPKGTAKKPTLAQILAATPSNVDAFVAHLNRCFATPSGIDAVLCCLCYTSRFSASVIDSLSASALRHSARKLVALAFSLPPDTTILLSKAPPAAAAASRGMRVAGHLRALASLLSEARTITRLWSLLPLYLWLRRLMTTPAITEEEKEKGTKDASEAALDRALSWLQVVACLILQSLESSSYLASKGVLPMTPKQQGTAARWSVRFWSVFVGSELGRLAIEKLRRRAAIRRGELEVGSEEYKEWADVWGRTLARQASWFPLTVHWSMDKGFVPEMGIGLLGSIPGVVQMRQLWKETA comes from the exons ATGCCGAACAACCTGAACCTTCCTTCCAAAGGTCTGCAGCAATTGCAGCAGCGGTGCAGCTCCATGGCGCTGTGGGAGCATCGGCCCGCCGCCGGCAGCAACGCCATCTTTCCTTTGCGTCGCACAAAC ccggcCAACACCTCGCCCATCATGTCCACAGAAACAGCCGACCAGGCGCCCGCCGTCTCCGACCTCCCCTCCGGCGACCCCATCCCCGCCGCGCCCCCGCCGCCGACCGCCGCATCACCAGCTCCCATAGCAACCCCGAAAGGCACAGCCAAGAAGCCCACCCTCGCCCAGATCCTCGCCGCGACGCCCTCCAACGTCGACGCCTTCGTCGCCCACCTGAACCGCTGCTTCGCCACCCCGTCCGGCATCGACGCCGTCCTCTGCTGCCTTTGCTACACCTCTCGCTTCTCCGCCTCCGTCATCGACTCCCTCAGCGCCTCCGCCCTCCGCCACTCGGCCCGCAAGCTCGTCGCCCTCGCCTTCTCCCTCCCGCCCGACACGACTATCCTACTGAGCAAAGCGCCGCCCGCGGCGGCGGCCGCGAGCCGCGGCATGCGCGTCGCGGGACACCTGCGGGCGCTGGCGTCGCTTCTGAGCGAGGCGCGCACGATTACGAGGTTGTGGTCGCTGCTGCCTCTGTACCTCTGGCTCCGCCGCCTCATGACGACGCCGGCCATCACggaggaagaaaaagaaaaaggtacAAAGGACGCGTCGGAGGCGGCGCTGGATCGGGCCCTCTCGTGGTTGCAGGTCGTGGCGTGTCTGATCCTGCAGTCGCTCGAGAGCTCGTCGTACCTCGCGTCCAAGGGGGTGCTGCCGATGACGCCCAAGCAGCAGGGGACGGCGGCGCGGTGGAGCGTGCGGTTCTGGAGCGTGTTCGTGGGCAGCGAGCTCGGCCGGCTGGCGATCGAGAAGCTGCGGCGGCGGGCGGCGATCCGGCGCGGGGAGCTGGAGGTTGGTAGCGAGGAGTACAAGGAGTGGGCGGATGTCTGGGGCAGGACGCTGGCGAGGCAGGCTTCGTGGTTCCCGCTGACGGTGCACTGGAGTATGGATAAGGGGTTCGTGCCGGAGATGGGGATCGGGCTGTTGGGGAGTATCCCTGGTGTTGTGCAGATGCGGCAGCTGTGGAAGGAGACTGCTTGA
- a CDS encoding eukaryotic translation initiation factor 3 subunit 8: FSLPPVSSTEPSQKFPQVPQHNTPLPPGPRFASCCSLNPPPPPKIPVKFLHNPNLRSPSRQVDRRPPVTSPDDNTTSVDPALPSRISQNRRLNEPKAIANMSRFFRGGDDSSTDSSSDEEELYSEEEEEEEQQDQEDSDEEEEEDDSDSDSDDSDGGKKAGASRFLRDASSESEDSEDEERVKVKSAKDKRIEELEATIKLIENGQKIGDWASISTEFDKLNRQVAKLQEGGKTPKVYIKAVAELEEYMNEAIAKQKVTPAKKGMNATSARGLNAVKQKIKKIVKDYQSQVDAYKADKDAFMESEEEEEKPAPKAKKTARFVDTTEEAAVGDDDEGFATVGKGGRTLQFTPESIFKHLRAIMETRGKKNTDKQEQIKIMEKLNEISNTPYQKIRVLLTLVSTRFDLGSGGASYMPVDHWKAAEKELNSLLEVLEQNKDYIVVENAEEWDDDEKPPALEKGQKYIKVPGSIVSYVERLDDELTRSLQNIDPHTSEYIDRLTDEGALYNTIFRGMLYYEYLRKDAELEIPQESINRVVTRRLEHVYFKPAQVVKILEDNCWKNVPSTVESVITPRDQAQDANNLVNVLCNYLFTNAEGILRARAMLCQVYFLALHDEYYKARDMMLMSHLQENIPNFDVLSQILYNRTLVQVGLCAFRQGLVYDAQNTLQEICGSGRQKELLAQGVMIQRYSQVSPEQEKLEKQRQLPFHMHINLELLECVYLTCSMLLEIPLLAQTGSSPDVKKRVISKTYRRMLEYHERQIFTGPPENTRDHVMQASKALAAGEWKKSTTFIHSIKIWDLMPNTEDIKTMLSKQIQEEGLRTYLFTYAPFYDTLAVETLSNMFELDASKVLAIVSKMISHEELAASLDQVTSTVIFRKGVELSRLQSLALTLSDKASALIETNERTLEQRTQGSANAFERQGGRGGRGGRGGARGGNRGGARTGGNPQRQAGGTQFTGGALGAAVRG; this comes from the exons TTCTCGCTGCCACCCGTCAGCTCCACAGAGCCCAGCCAAAAATTTCCACAAGTGCCGCAACACAACACCCCGCTGCCACCTGGACCACGGTTTGCCAGCTGTTGTTCGCTAAACCCTCCTCCCCCACCAAAAATTCCCGTCAAATTCTTGCACAACCCGAATTTGAGGAGCCCCTCTCGACAGGTTGACCGAAGACCCCCCGTGACAAGTCCCGACGACAACACAACTTCCGTCGATCCCGCGCTTCCCAGTCGCATCAGCCAAAACCGTCGCCTGAACGAACCGAAAGCGATCGCCAACATGTCTCGATTTTTCCGCGGCGGAGACGACAGCTCCACCGACTCGTCTTccgacgaggaggagctttactccgaggaggaggaagaggaggagcagCAAGACCAGGAGGACTctgatgaggaggaggaggaggatgactCCGACTCTGATTCCGACGACAGTGATGGTGGAAAGAAGGCCGGTGCCTCGCGTTTCCTTCGCGATGCTTCCTCAGAGAGCGAAGACAGCGAAGACGAGGAGCGGGTAAAGGTCAAGAGTGCCAAGGACAAGCGTATCGAGGAGCTCGAGGCGACCATCAAGCTTATCGAGAACGGCCAAAAGATTGGTGACTGGGCTTCCATTTCCACAG AATTCGACAAGCTCAACCGCCAGGTCGCAAAACTTCAAGAGGGTGGCAAGACCCCCAAGGTCTACATCAAGGCCGTTGCCGAGCTCGAGGAGTACATGAACGAGGCTATTGCGAAGCAGAAGGTCACTCCCGCCAAGAAGGGAATGAACGCCACCTCTGCCCGTGGATTGAACGCCGTCAAGCAGAAGATCAAGAAGATCGTCAAGGACTACCAGTCCCAGGTCGATGCCTACAAGGCCGACAAGGATGCCTTCATGGAGtccgaggaggaagaggagaagCCCGCGCCCAAGGCCAAGAAGACTGCCCGTTTCGTCGACACCACCGAGGAGGCTGCAGTGGGCGATGACGATGAGGGTTTTGCTACCGTCGGAAAGGGTGGCCGTACTCTGCAGTTCACCCCTGAGAGCATCTTCAAGCACCTGAGAGCCATCATGGAGACTCGCGGTAAGAAGAACACCGACAAGCAGGAGCAGATCAAGATCATGGAGAAACTCAACGAGATCTCCAACACACCCTACCAGAAGATCCGCGTCCTCCTCACCCTGGTCTCTACCCGCTTCGATCTCGGTTCCGGCGGTGCCTCCTACATGCCTGTTGATCACTGGAAGGCTGCCGAGAAGGAGCTGAACTCTCTTCTCGAGGTCCTCGAGCAGAACAAGGACTACATTGTTGTTGAGAACGCCGAGGAGTGGGATGATGATGAGAAGCCCCCCGCGTTGGAGAAGGGCCAGAAGTACATCAAGGTTCCTGGAAGCATTGTTTCCTACGTCGAGCGCCTCGACGACGAGCTCACTCGTTCCCTCCAAAATATCGATCCCCACACCTCCGAGTACATCGACCGCCTTACCGATGAGGGCGCCCTCTACAACACCATCTTCCGCGGCATGCTCTACTACGAGTACCTCCGCAAGGATGCCGAGCTCGAGATTCCCCAAGAGAGCATCAACCGTGTTGTCACTCGCCGCCTCGAGCACGTCTACTTCAAGCCCGCCCAGGTTGTCAAGATTCTCGAGGACAACTGCTGGAAGAACGTCCCCTCTACCGTCGAGTCCGTCATCACCCCCCGCGACCAGGCTCAGGATGCCAACAACCTCGTCAACGTCCTTTGCAACTACCTCTTCACCAACGCCGAGGGCATTCTCCGCGCTCGTGCTATGCTGTGCCAAGTTTACTTCCTTGCCCTGCACGACGAGTACTACAAGGCTCGTGACATGATGCTCATGTCTCACTTGCAAGAGAATATTCCTAACTTTGACGTCCTCTCTCAAATCCTCTACAACCGCACCCTTGTCCAGGTCGGTCTCTGTGCTTTCCGCCAGGGTCTCGTCTACGACGCCCAGAACACACTGCAGGAGATCTGCGGCAGTGGTCGCCAGAAAGAGCTGCTTGCTCAGGGTGTCATGATCCAGAGATACAGCCAGGTTTCACCCGAGCAGGAGAAGCTCGAGAAGCAGCGCCAGCTGCCCTTCCACATGCACATTAACCTCGAGCTCCTCGAGTGCGTGTACCTTACCTGCAGCATGCTGCTGGAGATCCCCCTCCTGGCGCAGACTGGCTCCTCCCCCGACGTCAAGAAGCGTGTTATTAGCAAGACTTACCGCCGCATGCTCGAGTACCACGAGCGCCAGATCTTCACCGGCCCTCCCGAAAACACAAGAGACCACGTCATGCAGGCCTCCAAGGCCTTGGCTGCTGGCGAGTGGAAGAAGTCCACCACCTTTATCCACAGCATCAAGATCTGGGACCTGATGCCCAACACCGAGGACATCAAGACCATGCTCTCCAAGCAGATCCAGGAGGAGGGTCTGCGGACATACCTCTTCACCTACGCTCCCTTCTACGACACCCTGGCCGTGGAGACGCTGAGCAACATGTTCGAGCTGGACGCCAGCAAGGTCCTCGCGATCGTCAGCAAGATGATCAGCCACGAGGAGCTCGCGGCGTCCCTCGACCAGGTCACATCGACCGTCATCTTCCGTAAGGGCGTCGAGCTCAGCCGTCTGCAGAGCCTCGCCCTTACCCTCTCAGACAAGGCCAGCGCGCTCATCGAGACCAACGAGCGGACACTGGAGCAGCGCACCCAGGGCTCTGCCAACGCGTTCGAGAGACAGGGCGGCCGCGGCGGCCGTGGCGGACGCGGTGGCGCGAGGGGCGGCAACAGAGGAGGCGCGAGGACGGGCGGCAACCCCCAACGGCAGGCTGGTGGCACTCAGTTCACGGGCGGCGCGTTGGGTGCTGCGGTCCGGGgttga